A window from Actinomycetota bacterium encodes these proteins:
- a CDS encoding Flp family type IVb pilin codes for MTDLLTGVRMMGLWCASRLRIRSERGATAVEYGLMVALIAAVIIAAVVFLGQTTRDSFACTGNSLSSKSAAC; via the coding sequence GTGACGGATCTTCTCACGGGCGTACGCATGATGGGCCTGTGGTGTGCATCCCGCCTGCGGATCCGCAGTGAGCGCGGTGCCACGGCCGTCGAGTACGGCCTGATGGTGGCGCTTATCGCCGCGGTGATCATTGCGGCGGTGGTGTTCCTGGGGCAGACAACTCGAGACAGCTTCGCGTGTACGGGCAATTCGCTTTCGTCGAAGTCTGCGGCCTGCTGA
- a CDS encoding Flp family type IVb pilin, with product MTARLGVKSERGATAVEYGLMVALIAAVIIAAVVFLGQQTKATFDCTATSVAGRTNAC from the coding sequence ATGACCGCGCGCCTGGGCGTCAAGAGCGAGCGCGGCGCGACGGCCGTTGAGTACGGCCTGATGGTGGCGCTCATCGCCGCGGTGATCATCGCCGCCGTCGTGTTCTTGGGGCAGCAGACCAAGGCCACGTTCGACTGCACGGCGACCTCGGTCGCGGGTCGCACAAACGCTTGCTGA